The Deltaproteobacteria bacterium genome has a segment encoding these proteins:
- the argB gene encoding acetylglutamate kinase yields MEDFIGKAEVLLEALPFIKRFYGKTFVVKYGGAAMVDEALKQSFAQDIVLLKYVGINVVVVHGGGPQINETLGKMGIESRYVRGMRVTDSETIDIIEMVLVGKVNKEIVALVNQHGGAAVGLSGKDGQLILARKMNVTVPGDGESTEIIDIGMVGEIVRVDPTVIRSLDGNRFIPVIAPVGVGETGETYNINADLVAGRVAAALGAEKLILLTDVEGVRDREGGLISTLTIAESTDLIRKDVISSGMIPKVECCVDALNGGVVKTHIIDGRDRHAVLLEIFTEQGVGTEVIRD; encoded by the coding sequence GTGGAAGATTTCATCGGCAAGGCGGAAGTGCTGCTGGAAGCGCTCCCCTTCATCAAGCGTTTCTACGGCAAGACGTTCGTGGTCAAGTACGGCGGCGCGGCCATGGTCGACGAGGCGCTCAAGCAGAGCTTCGCCCAGGACATCGTGCTGCTCAAGTACGTGGGCATCAACGTCGTGGTGGTGCACGGCGGCGGCCCCCAGATCAACGAGACCTTGGGAAAGATGGGCATCGAGAGCCGCTACGTGCGCGGCATGCGCGTCACCGACTCGGAAACCATCGACATCATCGAGATGGTGCTGGTGGGCAAGGTCAACAAGGAGATCGTCGCGCTCGTCAACCAGCACGGCGGCGCCGCCGTGGGCCTCAGCGGCAAGGACGGCCAGCTCATCCTGGCGCGCAAGATGAACGTCACCGTGCCGGGCGACGGCGAGAGCACGGAGATCATCGACATCGGCATGGTGGGAGAGATCGTGCGGGTGGACCCCACGGTGATCCGCTCCCTGGACGGCAACCGCTTCATCCCGGTGATCGCGCCGGTGGGCGTGGGTGAGACGGGGGAGACCTACAACATCAACGCCGACCTGGTGGCCGGGCGCGTGGCCGCGGCCCTCGGGGCGGAGAAGCTGATCCTCCTGACGGACGTCGAGGGCGTGCGCGACCGCGAGGGAGGCCTGATCAGCACCCTCACCATCGCCGAGTCCACGGACCTCATCCGCAAGGACGTGATCTCGTCCGGCATGATCCCCAAGGTCGAGTGCTGCGTGGACGCTCTCAACGGCGGCGTGGTCAAGACCCACATCATCGACGGCCGGGACCGCCACGCGGTGCTGCTGGAGATCTTCACCGAGCAGGGTGTCGGCACCGAGGTGATCAGGGATTGA
- a CDS encoding acetylornithine transaminase, whose product MSNLEVQQLTEAHVMNTYARFPIALVRGEGVRVWDADGNAYLDFVAGIAVNSLGHCHHAVAKAVSEQVRSLIHVSNLYHIEPQARLAKALCEHSFADRVFFCNSGAEANEAAIKLARRYGSEQAGGRSEVITALNSFHGRTLATLTATGQEKIRLGYDPLPSGFRYVPFNDLDAAEDAVDERTAAILVEPIQGEGGVVVPDESYIRGLRQLCDDKGLLLIFDEVQVGMGRTGRLFGYEHFGVEPDVMTLAKALGGGLPLGAMLAREEVAKSFPPGSHASTFGGNPVVCSAGLAVMKTILEEGLVEHCAAMGDLLRKGLEGLAQRFGFIREVRGKGLLLGMEMDRECGPMVQECMKNGLLVVLAGANVLRMVPPLTVAEADVEEALAILERVLERV is encoded by the coding sequence ATGTCGAACCTTGAAGTACAACAGTTGACCGAAGCGCACGTGATGAACACCTACGCGCGCTTCCCCATCGCGCTGGTGCGGGGCGAGGGCGTGCGGGTGTGGGACGCGGACGGCAACGCGTACCTGGACTTCGTCGCCGGCATCGCCGTGAACAGCCTGGGACACTGCCATCACGCGGTGGCCAAGGCCGTGTCGGAGCAGGTGCGCAGCCTGATCCACGTCTCGAACCTCTACCACATCGAGCCCCAGGCGCGCCTGGCCAAGGCGCTGTGCGAGCACTCCTTCGCCGACCGCGTGTTCTTCTGCAACAGCGGCGCCGAGGCCAACGAGGCCGCCATCAAGCTGGCGCGGCGCTACGGTTCGGAGCAGGCCGGAGGCAGAAGCGAGGTCATCACCGCCCTCAACTCCTTCCACGGGCGTACCCTCGCCACCCTGACCGCCACCGGCCAGGAGAAGATCCGGCTCGGCTACGATCCGCTGCCGTCGGGTTTCCGCTACGTGCCGTTCAACGACCTGGACGCCGCGGAAGACGCGGTGGACGAGCGCACCGCGGCCATCCTGGTGGAGCCCATCCAGGGCGAGGGCGGGGTGGTGGTGCCGGACGAGTCCTACATTCGCGGGCTGCGGCAGCTCTGCGACGACAAGGGACTGCTGCTGATCTTCGACGAGGTCCAGGTGGGCATGGGGCGCACCGGCCGGCTCTTCGGCTACGAGCACTTCGGCGTCGAGCCCGACGTCATGACCCTGGCCAAGGCCCTGGGCGGCGGCCTTCCCCTGGGCGCCATGCTGGCGCGCGAAGAGGTTGCCAAGAGCTTCCCGCCCGGGTCCCACGCCTCCACCTTCGGCGGCAACCCGGTGGTGTGCTCCGCCGGGCTGGCGGTGATGAAGACCATCCTGGAAGAAGGGCTGGTGGAGCACTGCGCGGCCATGGGCGACCTGTTGCGCAAGGGACTGGAGGGGCTCGCGCAACGCTTCGGCTTCATCCGCGAGGTACGCGGCAAGGGGTTGCTGCTGGGCATGGAGATGGACCGCGAGTGCGGACCCATGGTCCAGGAATGCATGAAGAACGGTCTCCTGGTGGTGCTGGCAGGCGCCAACGTCCTGCGCATGGTGCCGCCGCTGACCGTGGCGGAGGCGGACGTCGAGGAGGCGCTGGCCATCCTGGAGCGGGTGCTGGAGCGGGTGTAG
- the argF gene encoding ornithine carbamoyltransferase: MKRDVRTLRDLTAADMDHVLSLAATLKQERREGRSRPLLAGKKLALLFQKPSLRTRATFDLGMTELGGSTLFLGPDEVQLGTRETPADCVRVLDRLVDIIAARTFAQEIVEELAGHGSVPVINALSDMYHPCQVLADLLTLKESKGSIEGRHVVFVGDGNNVVHSWLLAAEKLPFRFTLACPEGFEPDREILDSAVAAGAEVAVTHDPAAAVNGADAIYTDVWASMGQEAEAGDRQRAFAAFQVNGELVARASNDVVVMHCLPAHRGQEITNEIMEGPHSVVFDQAENRLHAQKALMVWCLAEGV; this comes from the coding sequence GTGAAGCGCGACGTACGGACATTGCGGGACCTCACGGCGGCGGACATGGACCACGTCCTCTCCCTCGCCGCCACCCTCAAGCAGGAACGCAGGGAAGGGCGGTCGCGGCCGCTTCTGGCGGGGAAGAAGCTCGCCCTCTTGTTCCAGAAGCCCAGCCTGCGAACCCGCGCCACCTTCGACCTCGGCATGACCGAGCTGGGCGGCAGCACGCTCTTCCTGGGTCCCGACGAAGTGCAGCTCGGCACCCGGGAAACGCCGGCCGACTGCGTGCGGGTGCTGGACCGGCTGGTGGACATCATCGCGGCGCGGACGTTCGCGCAGGAAATCGTGGAGGAACTGGCCGGCCACGGCTCCGTGCCGGTGATCAACGCGCTTTCCGACATGTACCACCCGTGTCAGGTGCTGGCGGACCTGCTGACCCTGAAGGAAAGCAAGGGCAGTATCGAGGGCCGTCACGTGGTGTTCGTGGGCGACGGCAACAACGTGGTGCATTCCTGGCTCCTGGCGGCGGAGAAGCTGCCGTTCCGCTTCACCCTGGCGTGCCCCGAGGGGTTCGAGCCCGACCGGGAGATCCTGGATTCGGCGGTGGCCGCGGGAGCGGAGGTCGCCGTCACCCATGATCCGGCCGCGGCCGTGAACGGCGCCGACGCCATCTACACCGACGTGTGGGCGAGCATGGGGCAGGAGGCGGAGGCGGGCGACCGGCAACGGGCCTTTGCCGCCTTCCAGGTGAACGGAGAGTTGGTGGCCCGCGCCAGTAACGACGTAGTCGTGATGCACTGCCTGCCGGCCCACCGCGGCCAGGAGATCACCAACGAGATCATGGAGGGGCCGCACTCCGTGGTCTTCGACCAGGCGGAGAACCGCCTCCACGCGCAGAAGGCGCTGATGGTCTGGTGCCTCGCGGAGGGAGTGTAG
- a CDS encoding argininosuccinate synthase yields MKPKKVVLAYSGGLDTSVCLRWVKETYDCEVIAYCADVGQEEDLEEVRRKALATGASDVVVDDLREAFVRDYVFPMLRGNAVYEGAYLLGTSIARPLIAKRQLEVALDANAEAVSHGATGKGNDQVRFELTYYALKPDIQVIAPWREWDLNSRTALIDYARRYDIPVPVTKDKPYSMDRNLFHISYEGGVLEDPWQEPPADMFMWTASPEAAPDEPRTIELEFASGDPVALDGKRLEPAEMLVALNGLGARYGIGRVDMVENRYAGMKSRGIYETPGGTILHAARRAVEHLTLDREVMQLRDSLIPRYAQMIYNGYWFAPERRILQQTLDATQERVTGTVRLKLYKGSVSVAGRRSPVSLYDPVTATFEKDESYNQADADGFIKLNALRLKMAGRVAGA; encoded by the coding sequence ATGAAACCGAAAAAGGTCGTGCTTGCCTACTCGGGCGGTCTCGATACGTCCGTGTGCCTGCGCTGGGTGAAGGAGACCTACGACTGCGAGGTCATCGCCTACTGCGCCGACGTGGGCCAGGAAGAGGATCTGGAAGAGGTGCGGCGCAAGGCGCTGGCCACCGGTGCCAGCGATGTCGTGGTGGACGACCTGCGCGAGGCGTTCGTGCGCGACTACGTGTTCCCCATGCTGCGCGGCAACGCGGTGTACGAGGGCGCCTACCTGCTGGGCACCTCCATCGCCCGGCCGCTGATCGCCAAGCGCCAGCTCGAGGTGGCGCTGGACGCCAACGCCGAAGCCGTGTCCCACGGCGCCACCGGCAAGGGCAACGACCAGGTGCGCTTCGAGTTGACCTACTACGCCCTCAAGCCCGACATCCAGGTCATCGCGCCGTGGCGGGAGTGGGACTTGAACTCGCGCACCGCGCTCATCGACTACGCCCGGCGCTACGACATCCCGGTGCCCGTGACCAAGGACAAGCCCTACAGCATGGACCGGAACCTGTTCCACATCAGCTACGAGGGCGGCGTGCTGGAGGACCCGTGGCAGGAGCCTCCGGCGGACATGTTCATGTGGACCGCGTCCCCCGAGGCCGCGCCGGACGAACCCCGGACCATCGAGCTGGAGTTCGCCTCCGGCGACCCCGTGGCGCTGGACGGGAAACGCCTGGAGCCGGCGGAGATGCTGGTGGCTCTCAACGGCCTGGGCGCGCGTTACGGCATCGGCCGGGTGGACATGGTGGAGAACCGCTACGCCGGCATGAAGTCCCGGGGCATCTACGAAACCCCAGGCGGCACCATCCTGCACGCCGCGCGCCGGGCGGTGGAGCACCTAACGCTGGACCGCGAGGTCATGCAGCTCCGGGATTCGCTGATCCCGCGCTATGCCCAGATGATCTACAACGGCTACTGGTTCGCGCCCGAGCGCCGGATCCTGCAGCAGACCCTGGACGCGACCCAGGAACGGGTGACCGGCACGGTGCGGCTGAAGCTCTACAAGGGCTCGGTATCGGTGGCCGGCAGGCGCTCGCCGGTGTCGCTGTACGATCCCGTCACCGCCACCTTCGAGAAGGACGAGAGCTACAACCAGGCGGATGCCGACGGGTTCATCAAGCTGAACGCGCTGCGGCTCAAGATGGCCGGGCGGGTGGCGGGCGCCTGA
- the argH gene encoding argininosuccinate lyase, with the protein MARKKQLWGGRFAGSTADSVVAFTASVHVDRRLYRHDIAGSIAHARMLGKQRIIPAADARKIVAGLRAVQKEIESGEFPFSVADEDIHMNVERRLTEMIGDVGEKLHTARSRNDQVSLDMRLYLREALDGILGDLEALQKALAGAARRNEGVLMPGYTHLQRAQPVLFAHHLLAYVEMFERDKSRYRHCREQTDVMPLGSGALAGTTFPIDRAYVAKLLGFPRVTQNSIDAVSDRDFVLEFLSASAILFVHLSRMADELILWSSEEFGFIELPDAYCTGSSMMPQKKNPDVAELIRGKTGRVYGHLNALLAIMKGLPLAYNRDLQEDKEPLFDTADTVAACLAMARELFNGLKVRGERMAAAAEQGFMNATDLADYLVGRGLSFRVAHDVVGRVVRHCIDQGCKLDDLPLEELQGYCPDIGPDVYKVLTLRAGVERRRAPGGTAPVNVRRQLKKLGV; encoded by the coding sequence ATGGCCAGGAAGAAACAGCTATGGGGCGGCCGGTTCGCCGGCTCCACCGCGGATTCCGTGGTGGCCTTCACCGCCTCCGTGCACGTGGACCGGCGCCTCTACCGGCACGACATCGCCGGCAGCATCGCCCATGCCCGCATGCTCGGGAAGCAGCGCATCATCCCCGCCGCGGACGCGCGCAAGATCGTCGCCGGACTGCGGGCGGTCCAAAAGGAGATCGAGAGCGGCGAGTTCCCTTTCAGCGTCGCCGACGAAGACATCCACATGAACGTCGAGCGGCGGCTGACCGAGATGATCGGCGACGTCGGCGAGAAGCTGCACACCGCCCGGAGCCGCAACGACCAGGTGAGCCTGGACATGCGGCTCTACCTGCGGGAGGCCCTCGACGGCATCCTGGGGGACCTGGAGGCCTTGCAGAAGGCGCTGGCGGGGGCGGCGCGACGGAACGAAGGCGTGCTGATGCCCGGCTACACCCACCTCCAGCGGGCCCAGCCCGTGCTCTTCGCGCACCATCTGCTGGCGTACGTGGAGATGTTCGAGCGCGACAAGAGCCGTTACCGCCACTGCCGGGAGCAGACCGACGTCATGCCCCTGGGCTCCGGCGCGCTGGCGGGCACCACCTTCCCCATCGACCGGGCCTACGTGGCCAAGCTCCTGGGCTTCCCGCGCGTGACCCAGAACAGCATCGACGCCGTGAGCGACCGGGACTTCGTGCTGGAGTTCCTGTCGGCGTCCGCCATCCTGTTCGTGCACCTGAGCCGCATGGCCGACGAGCTGATCCTGTGGTCCAGCGAGGAGTTCGGCTTCATCGAGCTGCCGGACGCCTACTGCACGGGCAGCTCCATGATGCCGCAGAAGAAGAACCCCGACGTGGCCGAGCTGATCCGCGGCAAGACCGGGCGGGTGTACGGCCACCTGAACGCGCTCCTGGCCATCATGAAGGGGTTGCCGCTGGCCTACAACCGCGACCTCCAGGAAGACAAGGAGCCCCTGTTCGACACCGCCGACACGGTCGCGGCATGTCTGGCCATGGCCCGGGAGCTGTTCAACGGCCTCAAGGTCCGCGGCGAGCGCATGGCCGCGGCCGCGGAGCAGGGTTTCATGAACGCCACCGACCTGGCGGACTACCTCGTGGGCCGGGGTCTCAGCTTCCGCGTAGCCCACGACGTGGTCGGCCGGGTGGTGCGCCATTGCATCGACCAGGGATGCAAGCTGGATGACCTGCCGTTGGAGGAACTCCAGGGCTACTGTCCGGACATCGGCCCCGACGTCTACAAGGTCCTGACGCTCCGCGCCGGCGTCGAGCGCCGGCGGGCCCCCGGCGGCACCGCGCCGGTCAACGTGCGCCGCCAACTGAAGAAGCTGGGGGTCTGA
- a CDS encoding fibronectin type III domain-containing protein, whose amino-acid sequence MAAALACLLLLLVVAAGCGHKGPPRAADLVEPVAISDLTLVLGDRSVRLGWSHPRTARDGRPLTDLAGFVVYRKSTPADCPDCNAAYGERAMVSVEDEGRFFKQSEYKFTDTELQTGRVYRYRVRVLLSDGSLSRPSNEVSIEWQRQ is encoded by the coding sequence GTGGCCGCCGCCCTTGCGTGCCTGCTCCTCCTGCTGGTCGTGGCCGCCGGCTGCGGTCACAAGGGTCCGCCGCGGGCGGCGGACCTCGTGGAGCCGGTGGCCATCAGCGACCTGACCCTCGTGCTCGGCGACCGCAGCGTGCGCCTGGGCTGGTCGCACCCGCGGACCGCTCGGGACGGCCGGCCGCTCACGGACCTCGCCGGGTTCGTGGTGTACCGCAAGAGCACGCCGGCGGATTGCCCGGACTGCAACGCCGCCTACGGCGAGCGGGCCATGGTCAGCGTGGAGGACGAAGGGCGTTTCTTCAAGCAGTCCGAATACAAGTTCACGGACACGGAGCTTCAAACCGGCCGGGTGTACCGGTATCGGGTCCGCGTCCTGTTGTCGGACGGCTCCCTTAGCAGGCCGTCCAACGAGGTCAGCATCGAATGGCAACGGCAGTAG
- the lysA gene encoding diaminopimelate decarboxylase: MATAVERFTHRNDEMYCEDVPVRDVVEAVGTPVYLYSLAHLRDAFRTLDQAFAGTRHLVCFSVKANSNLAVLRAFVNEGSGFDIVSGGELYRVLKAGADPRKVVFSGVGKTREEMEYALRSSILMFNVESEQELEALNEVAGSIGVVAPVSFRINPDVDPQTHPYISTGMKKSKFGIAIDPAAEAYRRAIALPNLEVVGVDCHIGSQLTSTSPFADAAERVRAFIEVLQGEGADLRYVDLGGGLGIRYDDEEPPDPADYAKALMEGVRGLDVTLVLEPGRSMVGNAGILLTRVLYLKRTEAKNFVVVDGAMNDLVRPSLYGAFQGLRPVDRREAEPMTADVVGPICESGDFLAQDRDIQPPEPGDLMAVMSAGAYGFTMASNYNTRPRAAEVLVDGKEFAVVRERETLEGLVAGEKIPAML; this comes from the coding sequence ATGGCAACGGCAGTAGAACGTTTCACGCACAGGAACGACGAGATGTATTGCGAGGATGTCCCGGTCCGGGACGTCGTGGAAGCGGTGGGGACGCCGGTGTACCTCTACAGTTTGGCGCATTTGCGTGACGCCTTCCGCACCCTCGACCAGGCTTTCGCCGGGACCCGGCACCTGGTGTGCTTCTCGGTCAAGGCTAACTCCAACCTCGCGGTGCTGCGCGCCTTCGTCAACGAGGGCTCGGGGTTCGACATCGTGTCCGGCGGCGAACTCTACCGGGTGCTCAAGGCCGGCGCCGACCCGCGCAAGGTGGTGTTCTCCGGCGTGGGCAAGACCCGCGAAGAGATGGAGTACGCGCTGCGCTCCAGCATCCTGATGTTCAACGTCGAGTCGGAGCAGGAGCTGGAGGCGCTGAACGAGGTGGCCGGGAGCATCGGCGTGGTGGCGCCGGTGAGCTTCCGCATCAACCCCGACGTGGACCCGCAGACCCATCCCTACATCTCCACCGGCATGAAGAAGAGCAAGTTCGGCATCGCCATCGACCCCGCGGCCGAGGCCTACCGCCGCGCCATCGCCCTGCCCAACCTCGAGGTGGTGGGGGTGGACTGCCACATCGGCTCGCAGCTCACCTCGACGTCGCCCTTCGCGGACGCCGCCGAGCGCGTGCGCGCCTTCATCGAGGTGCTCCAGGGGGAAGGGGCGGACCTCCGCTACGTGGACCTGGGCGGCGGGCTCGGCATCCGTTACGACGACGAGGAGCCGCCCGACCCCGCTGACTACGCCAAGGCGCTCATGGAGGGGGTGCGCGGCCTGGACGTGACCTTGGTGCTGGAGCCGGGCCGGTCCATGGTGGGCAACGCCGGAATCCTGTTGACCCGGGTACTCTACCTCAAGCGCACCGAGGCCAAGAACTTCGTGGTGGTGGACGGCGCCATGAACGACTTGGTCCGCCCCTCGCTCTACGGCGCGTTCCAGGGCCTGCGCCCGGTGGACAGGCGCGAGGCCGAGCCCATGACCGCGGACGTGGTGGGCCCCATCTGCGAGAGCGGCGACTTCCTCGCCCAGGACCGCGATATCCAGCCGCCCGAACCGGGCGATCTCATGGCCGTGATGAGCGCCGGCGCCTACGGTTTCACCATGGCATCCAACTACAACACCCGGCCCAGGGCGGCGGAGGTGCTGGTGGACGGCAAGGAGTTCGCCGTGGTCCGGGAGCGCGAAACCCTGGAGGGCCTGGTGGCGGGAGAGAAGATACCGGCGATGCTGTAG
- the dapF gene encoding diaminopimelate epimerase: MTFTKMHGCGNDFVVLDCMERPPADLAEIAKNLCHRRFGVGADQLLTIRPSDSADFRMEIYNADGGEVEMCGNGIRCFAKYVYEHGLTGKREIEVDTLAGIIRPRLKGDRVEVDMGRPVLEGRDIPVDAGGRIVNRPLRVDGNEHTVTCVSMGNPHCVLYVDDVEPLDLPRLGPLFEHHTFFPNRVNTEFVQVLSPDEVRMRVWERGAGETWACGTGASAVGVAGVLTGRTGKRITVHLIGGDLEIHWADDDRVYMTGPAQEVFQGSIRV, encoded by the coding sequence ATCACGTTCACCAAGATGCACGGCTGCGGCAACGACTTCGTGGTGCTGGACTGCATGGAGCGGCCGCCCGCGGACCTGGCGGAGATCGCGAAGAACCTGTGCCATCGCCGCTTCGGCGTGGGCGCGGACCAGTTGCTTACCATCCGGCCGTCGGACTCGGCGGACTTCCGCATGGAGATATACAACGCCGACGGCGGCGAGGTGGAGATGTGCGGCAACGGCATCCGCTGCTTCGCCAAGTACGTCTACGAGCACGGTCTGACCGGGAAGCGGGAAATCGAGGTGGACACCCTCGCGGGCATCATCCGCCCGCGCCTCAAGGGCGACCGCGTCGAGGTGGACATGGGCCGCCCCGTCCTCGAAGGGCGGGACATTCCCGTGGATGCCGGCGGCCGCATCGTCAACCGGCCGCTGAGGGTGGACGGGAATGAGCACACGGTCACCTGCGTGTCCATGGGCAACCCCCACTGCGTGCTCTACGTCGACGACGTGGAGCCGCTGGACCTGCCCCGCCTGGGCCCCCTCTTCGAGCACCACACCTTCTTCCCCAACCGCGTGAACACCGAGTTCGTCCAGGTGCTGTCACCCGACGAGGTGCGCATGCGCGTGTGGGAGCGCGGCGCCGGCGAGACCTGGGCCTGCGGCACCGGCGCCAGCGCGGTGGGGGTGGCCGGCGTCTTGACCGGCAGGACCGGGAAGAGGATAACGGTTCACCTGATCGGCGGCGACCTGGAAATCCATTGGGCCGACGATGACCGGGTCTACATGACCGGTCCCGCGCAGGAGGTCTTTCAAGGGAGCATCCGCGTGTGA
- the dapA gene encoding 4-hydroxy-tetrahydrodipicolinate synthase produces the protein MFAGSMTAMVTPFKDGVVDYASLEALVEFQIEQGTHALVPCGSTGESATLDHDEHHAVIDAVVRAARQRVPVIAGTGSNSTREAMELTRAAEKSGADGALLISPYYNKPTQEGIYHHYRAVAEHVGIPLIVYNIPGRTASKMEPETLARLAEIGNVVGVKEATGSVDQAIDVIRLCGDSLAVYSGEDSLVYSLMTLGGKGVITTTGNVAPRAMADLTEACLREDWATGRRIQFELMPLIRCLFSETNPIPVKAGLAAMGKCGPEIRLPLTPMTEPNLKRLKGAMAGYGLIQP, from the coding sequence ATGTTTGCAGGATCAATGACCGCCATGGTGACGCCGTTCAAGGACGGCGTCGTCGACTATGCCTCCTTGGAGGCGTTGGTGGAGTTCCAGATCGAGCAGGGCACCCACGCGCTGGTGCCGTGCGGCTCCACCGGGGAGTCGGCCACCCTGGACCACGACGAGCACCACGCGGTCATCGACGCCGTTGTCCGCGCGGCGCGGCAGCGGGTCCCGGTCATCGCCGGCACCGGCTCCAACTCCACCCGCGAGGCCATGGAACTCACCCGGGCGGCGGAGAAGTCAGGCGCCGACGGCGCGCTGCTGATCTCGCCTTACTACAACAAGCCCACGCAGGAAGGGATCTACCACCACTACCGCGCCGTGGCCGAGCACGTGGGCATCCCTCTCATCGTCTACAACATCCCCGGCCGCACGGCTTCCAAGATGGAGCCCGAGACCTTGGCGCGGCTGGCCGAGATCGGCAACGTCGTGGGCGTGAAGGAGGCCACCGGCTCGGTGGACCAGGCCATCGACGTCATCCGGTTGTGCGGCGACTCCCTGGCGGTCTATTCCGGCGAGGACTCGCTCGTCTACTCGCTCATGACCTTGGGCGGCAAGGGCGTCATCACCACCACCGGAAACGTCGCCCCCCGGGCCATGGCCGACCTTACCGAAGCCTGCCTGCGGGAGGACTGGGCCACCGGCCGCCGGATCCAGTTCGAGTTGATGCCCCTGATCCGCTGCCTCTTCAGCGAGACCAATCCCATCCCGGTCAAAGCCGGGTTGGCCGCCATGGGCAAGTGCGGACCGGAGATCCGTCTGCCGCTGACGCCGATGACCGAGCCGAACCTCAAGCGGCTGAAGGGCGCCATGGCCGGCTACGGGCTGATTCAGCCATGA
- the dapB gene encoding 4-hydroxy-tetrahydrodipicolinate reductase → MKNSLGLIVCGVGGRMGGTIVRLIQDTPGVVLAGATDRAGSARLGQDGGDVAGAGQLGVAVSDRVDAPASEGRVIVDFTTPEASVAHMKAAAKTGIPIVIGTTGFEARQLRQIRTLAAKTPTVLAPNMSLGVNLLLGLVGQVARSLGDAYDVEIVEAHHRFKKDAPSGTAFALARSAAEALGRKLERVGVPGRSGASERKTTDIGLLSVRAGDIAGEHTVLFGGIGERIELVHRAHSREAFARGAIRAAQWLADRQAGLYSMQDVLGLAESR, encoded by the coding sequence ATGAAGAATTCCCTGGGCCTTATCGTTTGCGGTGTGGGCGGGCGGATGGGCGGCACCATCGTACGCCTGATTCAGGACACCCCGGGCGTCGTCCTGGCCGGAGCCACCGACCGGGCCGGCAGCGCGCGGCTCGGTCAGGACGGGGGGGACGTCGCCGGCGCCGGGCAACTGGGCGTGGCAGTCAGCGACCGCGTTGACGCGCCCGCCAGCGAAGGTCGGGTCATCGTAGACTTCACGACACCTGAAGCCTCCGTGGCCCACATGAAGGCGGCAGCCAAGACCGGCATTCCCATCGTCATCGGCACAACCGGGTTCGAGGCACGGCAACTCCGCCAAATCCGCACCCTGGCAGCCAAGACCCCCACCGTCCTGGCCCCCAACATGAGCCTCGGGGTGAACCTCCTGCTGGGCTTGGTGGGCCAGGTGGCCCGCAGCCTGGGCGACGCCTACGACGTGGAGATCGTGGAAGCGCACCACCGGTTCAAGAAGGACGCCCCGAGCGGCACCGCGTTCGCCCTGGCCCGGTCAGCGGCCGAGGCCCTGGGGCGCAAGCTGGAACGGGTAGGGGTGCCGGGCCGTAGCGGGGCGTCCGAGCGCAAGACGACCGATATCGGTCTCCTCTCCGTCCGCGCCGGAGACATCGCCGGCGAGCACACGGTGCTGTTCGGCGGCATCGGAGAGCGCATCGAACTGGTCCACCGCGCCCACAGCCGGGAAGCCTTCGCCCGCGGCGCCATCCGGGCGGCGCAGTGGTTGGCGGACAGGCAGGCGGGCCTTTACAGCATGCAGGACGTGCTCGGGCTCGCGGAGTCCCGGTAG